The genomic segment TTGTATACCTGCAAGCTTCAGATATACAATTCACATGCCTTATGAATAGTTAAAACACAATGTTGTATAACATTACCAACATGTGAATCATACAACCACTTGGGATGATAATACTATTATGAAAGAAACTTTGAAGTACCTTTTggatgataatattttttttcacaataaCAAAACAACATATCCAATATAATTTCACAAGTAAAGTCGGAAGAGAGTTAGTGGGTATGCAGTTTTACCTCTACCTTGTGAAGGTAAAGAGGTGGTTTCCGATAAGAGTGACTCAAATAAAGCATATCAAAATCAAGTATTGAAACAGAACATaatagagaagaaaagagaaCCATAGCAAATAGTACGGTAGCCAAAAcgaaaaaaaaatgtaataataaagtaaagaaaaattagaagagcAATAATAACAATACTGATACAGAAACTAGACAATGCTCGGCTAACTACTAAACTTCAACTCTAACCCTCAATTCTCCCATCTACGATCATGCCCTCGAAATTGCAAGTGTTTCATGTCATgtcttgtctaatcacctctctcccagtaagtattttttctttttcacaccAATTACAACAAAATGCTTGCAAGTACATTCAATTTATTTTCCTGGcatatatcaaaaaatatatgccAGAGATAAATCTCAAATGGTTGGCTGGGATTGCCTATTCAGTTATTAcataatacaaaatacaaaatacaaaatattaaaCGGATTGCCCCTGAAAAACTTCGTACAcatacaaaatcaaaaataagaCAGGAAAATCCAAACCATTGAGCAGGATCTTCCTTTACGACCGAAAAATGGGTCTGGGGCACAACCACAACCTTCGAAACTCGGGGTAATGGGCCCATCCCGCTACCTTTCTCCACTTAAATATCAGGCTTAGTTCACATGATGCGAGTCTCGATCATCCCTCAACCTTAGCCACTTGAGCTAAGCCCATGAGCAGGACTTGTTAGTTGTTTCCGATACATCACTGCTTACCTAGGCAGAGGTTCCACGAAAAGAGCTGGTTTGGTTAAGGCCTGAGGGTACAAGATACAAAAGAAGTGAATTGCTCCCGGTTGTTCAATCATTTGATAACGATTGTTGCACCGAAAGAAAAGAATAACAcaaaattttaagggttcaaAAATGTAGACACTAGTTATGTAAGCTATTTAAGCATGAAACACTTCAAAGAGGTGAACATACTCAACACGACACAGATGGGATCGACATCAACCCCTCACTTGATCAGCAAAAGATGTTGTCTTCAACATGTCCCTGAAAGGAAAGCGCGCTGTGAATCATAACATTAGCGCTGATTTTTTGGATGTATGATTTGAACGAGGAAACGAACAGATAATATAGGAAAAGATACAGGCAATACACGAATGTATCTTGGTATAAGAGCCGTGACTTCATCTTCCTCCTCCATCACTCAACTCACTTCCTCTTAGTCTCCCGTTGAACTTCCAAATCCTTCGGGGTTCAGTCTAACCTCGAGGTTTCATACCTATTGAACTTATGTATCTGAATAACCCAAACTTGGAAGAAACTCCCATGGGGTCTAACATCGGATAAACCAAGAATTGAAATAGGTCCGACTCTAATACTATTTGTACATTGGTTGAGGAAATGGGTTGTAGTCTTGGAGAATAGTGCCCTCGTGAGCTAAGcttttgagataaaaataaaacTCAAGGTAACAATCAAAAATTATACACCATGTACGCTTGTTAATAGCTTCGTGTAAAAGAATTCAGGTAAAGTAACAATTCATCAAGCAATCATATGACAAGTCACCATAAGGTCTCCTTACCGAGAAAGGCTCGAGCGAGCAATGTCATTCTAGTCCCGAATTCTCAACATAAGTCCCATACACAACCTCGAGCACTGCAAACCTGCACATTTCACAACTTAAAAGAGTATATGTTAGCAGGAAACTACAGATTATGCCATCAAATATGCAACATTTTAGCACAATTAGCAGACCAgggagaataaaagaaaagaatcagTCAAAAGTAAATATcaactaaaaatattataatcacTCATTCAATATTATGTCCCATCGACTAAACTATGGCTAGTATCCCAAAGGCATACGAAGGCCGAAGGGAACTCTTCCCTAAAAACTATCATCACTCTTAGGCTGGTTGACTTGGTTCTCAGACTGACCAAAAGGAGACTCATCATCTGGCCACTTATCGACACCAGAACCTCCAGCAGCCAGCAAGGGATCTAGATCCCACAAATCAGACAAACCAGAGCTAACACCAAAGTCTGGGACATAGTTGCCAAGACCACCCCATAACTCGGTGCCGGTACTTGACATGCCGGCACTGGCTTCAAAACCCATGCTCCAAACTTCCTCTTCTTTCATCATACTTTCGATACCTGGTGAAAATCCTGAAACGTTCCTCTCCTCCTCCAACTCCTCTGGAAAAGAGAAGTACTCAGGCATAACCTCTAATTGAGGACTAACTACATTCTTCCCTTTGAAATGAGAGCCATCGGGGTTAAAGCCTGAAGCTCCTTCTACAACCCGATCTGGATTTTTGAGAAATCCATGGGCTGTCGTCAGTCCCTCAGATGCAACAGTTTCTGGAAGTTGTTGATCAACGACTGGATTGAAGGGCGGGCTCTCAAAGGATGTAGCAAGGTCTTGAAAATCAGGCCTGTACTTGACTATCTGCCCTTCCATGGATGACTCCTCTCTACTCGAATCATGTGGCTGATGTTTAATGAATTTCCTCATTGTTCTTGAAGAAGTAATTTCTCCTTGCTCCTTCATCTGCCGAATACGGCCAAAAAATGTGGGATTCTGAAACACCTTCGCCAAGAATGAAACCATCTGCTTCTGTTTCTGTTCTGCGGCCACAAGCTTTTCATTAACAGATTCCATTTGTTGAACCGTCCCACGCTGCTGCTGCTGCAATTCAACGACTTCCTGCATCATCAAACTCCTCTCCTTCTTGAGtttctctatctcatctactGTAGCTTTCCCCGCTTCAGCCGATGATCCCAAAGAACTCCCAGCCTGATGTGATTTCCGCCTCTGTATGTTCTTCAACAAATGCTTCTTCCCTCTCAAGAACCCTTCATTCGCGAACTCCCACTTGTCAGCATCGATTTTGCGAAATCCCTGAATAAAGTTGCCCAAAAGTATTTCAGAAACGAAAATTGTAGAAACCATCACGCATACAATATCACAATAAGTCATGATTCATATAACAAAA from the Capsicum annuum cultivar UCD-10X-F1 chromosome 9, UCD10Xv1.1, whole genome shotgun sequence genome contains:
- the LOC107843194 gene encoding heat stress transcription factor A-3, giving the protein MNPFDKSQESNTSTNTLPFSTEMEFEFAAFPLPSADPLISFESFSNPLSQSTKEEVLSVPQPMECLHGTQIPPFLSKTFDLVDDPLLDSVIGWSNNGESFVVWDPVEFSRLVLPRNFKHSNFSSFVRQLNTYGFRKIDADKWEFANEGFLRGKKHLLKNIQRRKSHQAGSSLGSSAEAGKATVDEIEKLKKERSLMMQEVVELQQQQRGTVQQMESVNEKLVAAEQKQKQMVSFLAKVFQNPTFFGRIRQMKEQGEITSSRTMRKFIKHQPHDSSREESSMEGQIVKYRPDFQDLATSFESPPFNPVVDQQLPETVASEGLTTAHGFLKNPDRVVEGASGFNPDGSHFKGKNVVSPQLEVMPEYFSFPEELEEERNVSGFSPGIESMMKEEEVWSMGFEASAGMSSTGTELWGGLGNYVPDFGVSSGLSDLWDLDPLLAAGGSGVDKWPDDESPFGQSENQVNQPKSDDSF